The DNA sequence TGGGATGATGCCCTTAAGCATTTTGAGAAGATTGGTTCAACAGAGGAAATGGCGTCTATATTAAGCGACCAGGGGCTAAGGATGCTTGAAACCGGTAAGCTGGGAAGCCTGTCAGACAGAATTGCGGGCATCCCCGGGCAGACAAAGGACAGGTTTTATCCCGTCTGGTTCCTTGAAGGGGAAGTATTGCGCTACAGATCTTCTTACCAGGAAGCAGAGCTTGCCTATGACAGGTCAGCAACAGGGGCTGACGGTAAGAAGGACCTGATTTGGAAGGCGCGTGCACTTGAAGGGAAGGCAAGGATCTATCTGGACACGATTCAGCCGCATAAAGCAGAGCGCATTTTATCCCAGGCGATACAGCTGAAGGAAGGGGATATCCGCGGGGGAAGGGATGAACCGGCGAGACTTTATCATTTGCTTGCGGAAAACCTAATAAATGCCGGGCAGGCCGCCAAAGCAGAAAAATGGATGGAGAGGGCAGAATCCATGGGTCATCAGATGCTGGACAAAAGCCTGCTGGCCCGGCTTTATTTAAGGACGGGTAAATTGGCAGAAAGCAGGAAAATTTTGATGGCCGGCCGCAAAACAAAGAGTGAGGGCAAACCGCTCCCGAAATCCCACAGGGAGACAGATCTGCTGCTGGCCCTTATCGAGGCATTTACAGGCAATGGGGCAGAAGCGAAAAAGTTGTCCCAGGAAGGCATCCAGCAGGGAATCAGTACAAAGGCGCCGTTTGTAGAAGCCTGCGGGTGGATCAGACTTGGGCATGCGGCACAGCTGCTGGGGGAATATGATTCTGCTCTTGCGGAAAAATGCTACAGGACTTCCCTGGACATAATGGACCGGCTTGAAATTGAAAGAGGAAAAGCAGAGCCGTTAATGGGATTATGCATTTTATACGGAGAACGGAATGACTACAGCAAATCGATGGATGCCGGGAAGGCAGGGTTGCAGGAAACCGAGAGAGTGAAGGATATGTGGCTGTCTTCCCTGATCCTCATCAGTATGGGCATCAGCTCTGCTTATGGGAGCCGCTTCGGTGAAGCAGATAAGCATTTTGATCTTGCATCAAGCATGCTTCAGCAGTGCGGGGATGATTACGGCTGTATGCTGGCTTTATTCTGGAAAGCCTATTCTGCTCATCAGCAGGGGCTTCAGGAAGATTTTGAACACTCATTCAAGTCTTTCCTCAGCCAGATGCAATGGGGGGACTATGAGTTTTTCCTGTTCAGAAGGACATTGTTCGGCCCAAGGGACCTGCAGATGTTTGCACCCATTCTGATTGAAGCAGAAAAAAGCGGCATTATGCCTGATTATACTGCAAGGCTGCTAAAAGAAATGAATCTTGGCAACCTTCATTCCCACCCGGGATTCACCCTCAAAGTGAAAACGCTCGGGCAGTTCCGTGTATGGCTGGGCGATAAGGAGATTGACGAAGGAGGATGGCAGCGGGGCAAAGCTAAAGAGCTCCTCCAGCTTTTTCTCACACACCTCCACCAGCTTATCCGGAAAGAGGATATATTTGATATGCTTTGGCCGGAGCAGGATGCCGCGAGTGCGGATAGAGACTTTAAGGTTGCCCTGAACGCACTCAATAACGTACTTGAACCAAACCGCAAGCCAAGGAAGAACCCATTCTTCATCAGCAGGGAAGGCACCTCTTATGGGATAAATCCAAAGGCTGTCATTGATTTGGACTCCATCCTATTTGAGGAGTGGATCAAAGATGGGCTGGAAGAGAAAGACCATGGAAAAAGCATCCACAGACTTGAAAGAGCCCTGAAACTGTATGCCGGGGACTATCTGCCTGAGCGGCGCTATGAGGATTGGTGCATCAGTGAAAAAGAAAGACTGCAGGTATACTTTCTGAGAGGTGCTGAAAAGCTCGCGCAGCTTTGTGTCCGGAAAGAAGACTATGACATGGCGATTGAATGGTGCGAAAGAATAATAGAAAAGGACCGGACGTGGGAGGAGGCTTACAGGCTCCTGATGTACTGTTATTACAGCAAGAATAATCGCCCCCGGGCAATCAGATGGTTCCAGAAATGCTGTGAGGTTCTTGAGGAAGAGCTGGGCGTGGCGCCTCTGGAGCCTACGCTCCATATGCATGAAATGATCATGGAATCGGGCAATATTGCGGGCCATGCATAGCGGGATTTTGTGTAAAAAATGTAAACAGGAATGAATATCGCCAATTCTAGGGCGAATAAATGAAAAACTGGGGTGAATCATTCTAATTCTTGGGCGAATAACAGCCAATTAGGGTAGAAAAGATTTAATTTAGAATGAATAATGCCAGCCGCCCGCTTTGGGGCGCTGTTCTAACCTGCATCTGCCTGCGCCGGAGCCTTTGCTCCGGCGCATTTTAGCATTAGAGAATTTAATCGGTGTGTTTTCCGCTTTTTATTTGTCCAGCTCCGGCTCCTAGGTGCTCGAGTCATAAGCCACTTTGGAACCGAAGGCAAAGAACGCCTTCAATTCCAAAGCGTCTTATGCTTGTCGCACCTTAACAGTCGCCTCCGCTTTTCTAATTGTCCAGCTCCAAAGCCTAGCCCCTCGAGGTCTTAAGTCAAGTAGATCAAAAGGTTAAAGAGCCAACCTTTCGCTCTGCTCGCCTTAAGCTTGTCGGGGCTGAGCAAGGCTTTTCCGCTTTTCTATTTAACAAGCTGCGCCTTATAAGCAGGCTGGCAGTATACACAGATGTGGACATTGACGTCGGCAATGAGGATGTCGGCGGCATTGTATTCAATATCACAGAATGAGCAGGCAACCATTTTGTCTTCTTCGAATGCTTCAACAGTTTCAGGAATAGGGTCATTTACCTTGATAAGCTCTACCCAGATGCCTTTTGAAAGCGGAAGATTGGTCTTTAAATATTCATTGGCTGCCTCTTCTGTTTCCCAAAAGCCTAAGTCCCACAGCAGTTCATTTGCGCTTCCATCCTGTGTCATCAATCCATAAACTGTTTTCATTATCTTTCGTCTCCTCTCAGACGGAAATTAAGATCAATAGATTTCTTATCTCTTTTCCGCTTTTCTTAAGTATTAAACCATTTGCAGGAATTTCCAGATCGGGCAGGTCTATTTCATCCGGCAATAGAAATTAAGAATATATCTTGGCTGTAACCGATTTGTAACTGGGGCTGATTAGGATGAAGGCAGGAAGATTTGCAGCAAACAATTGATTTCAAGGGGGAGAAAGGATGAAAAAGAATACAGGGAAAATGGCATTGGGCTGCCTGATGTCGCTGATGGTGGTCTTTTCGAGTGCCTGCAGTTCAGAAGAATCGGGAGGCAGCGGGGATGAGAAGAGCGATCCGATCAAAATCGGCGTGCTGGCCTCGCAGACAGGCGGGCTTGAGTCATATGGGGAACAGACACTCCGCGGCTTTGAGCTGGGCCTGGAATATGCAACAGACGGTAAAAATGAAGTGGCTGGAAGGAAGATTGAATTCATTGTAGAGGATACTGAAACAAAGCCGGAAGTGGCCGTCCAAAAGGCGACAAAGCTGCTTGAGGAAGATGAAGTTGACTTCCTGGTCGGATCCTCCAGCTCCGGTGATACATTGGCTGTTCTTCCCCTCGCAGAAGAATATGAGAAAATCATGGTCGTCGAGCCGGCGGTAGCTGACAGCATCACAGGCTCAGAGTTCAATCCTTATATTTTCCGGACCGCGCGCAACTCTTCTCAGGATGCAGTCGCTGGTGCTGCAGCCATCGCTGGTGAAGGTGTAAAAATAGCGACGCTTGCTCCTGATTATTCTTTCGGGCGCGACGGTGTGGCTGCATTCCGGGATGCAGCGGTGAAGCTTGGCGCTGACATTGTCCATGAAGAATACGCGGATCCTGCCGCAACCGACTTTACTGCAAACATCCAGAAAGTGATTGATTCCAAGCCGGATTATCTGTTTGTTATCTGGGCGGGGGCCAACTCACCCTGGAATCAGATCGCTGATATGAAGGTCCAGGATAAAGGCATCAAAATTTCCACAGGTGCACCGGATATTGCTGCCCTTGCGACAATGGAGCCATTGATCGGGATGGAAGGGTTCTCCGTCTACTATCACGATCTTCCGGATAACGAAATCAACAGCTGGCTGGTAGAGGAGCATAAAAAGCGGTTTGACGGGGATGTGCCGGATCTCTTCACTCCAGGAGGCATGAGCGCCGCGATCTCCATCGTGGAAGCACTGAAGAAAACGGAGGGCAGTACAGATGCAGACACGCTCATTGAGACAATGGAAGGAATGAGCTTCGAGACGCCGAAGGGGAAGATGACATTCAGGGCAGAAGACCACCAGGCCCTTCAGGCATTGTACGCAATCAAGCTGGAGAAAAAGGATGGTGTCCCATACCCTGTACCGGTGCTTGTGAGGGAACTGTCACCTGAAGAGACAGCGCCTCCTGTACTGAACAAGTAAGTGAAAACCGGATTATAAAATGCAGTAATGGCAATGGACTCCGGCAGCAGGCCTGAGTCCATTGCTGCAAAGCGGATCCGGGGAGAGCCGGGCATTCTTTTGGAGTATGCCGCAGGCAGCTGAATATAAAGTGGAGGTGGGCATGTGGGTCCAATCATAGAAACAAAAGATTTATCAATATCATTCGGAGGCCATAAAGCAGTGGATTCTGTCTCGCTTGCTGTCCCGGAAAATGAATTTTTATCAATTATCGGTCCAAATGGAGCCGGCAAAACGACGTTTTTCAACCTGCTGAGCGGTCAGCTCGCCCCTACAGGGGGATCTATCCATTTGCGAGGGGAAGACATCACAAAGCTTTCTCCTGTTGAAAGGACGAGAAGGGGAATCGGAAGAAGCTTTCAAATTACCAATGTATTTCCAAGTTTGACTGTGTTGGAGAATGTAAGGCTTGCAGTCCAGTCGCAGGCAGGCATCCGCTATCAGATGCTGCGCCATTTCAAAATGTACAAAGAGCTTGAAGAAAAAGCGTCTGAATGGCTGAAGCTGGTATTGCTTGATAAAAAACAGGATGCAGCCGCCGCCAATCTGGCGCACGGCGAGAAAAGGAAGCTCGAGATCGCTATGCTCCTCGCCCTGAATACCGAGGTTTTGCTTCTGGATGAGCCGACAGCAGGAATGTCGCTGGAAGAGGTTCCGGCCATCCTCGAAGTCATCAGGAAAATCAAGCAGGAGAGCGGGAGGACCATCATTCTGATTGAACACAAAATGGATATGATCCTTGATTTATCAGACAGCGTCATGGTCCTGTTCAATGGCTCGCTTCTGGCTAAGGGGACTCCTCGGGAAATCATGGAAAATGAAACGGTGCAATCCGCATATCTGGGAGGTTTTGAGCATGCAGGCTCAGCTTAAGCTGTCAGATGTCGAAACGTATATAGGCCAGTATCATATCCTGCAGGGAGTCTCGCTGGAAGTGGCAAAAGGGGATGTTACCGTGCTTCTGGGCCGCAACGGCGCAGGGAAGACCTCCACCCTCAGAACCATCATGGGGCACAATGTCCTGAGCAAAGGAAGCATAGAGTGGAAAGGGACAGAAATCGGCGGACTGCCTCCTTATGAGATTGCGAGAAAAGGGCTTGGCTATGTGCCGGAGGACCAGGGGATATTTGCGGGGCTGACAGTTGAGGAAAATATGAAGGTGGCCATGCGGAAAGAGACTCCTTCCGCTTTGGAAAAGCTGGATTGGACCCTGGACCTTTTCCCGGATTTAAAACGATTCTGGAAAAAGCCGGGCGGCCTTTTAAGCGGAGGACAGAAACAGATGCTTTCCATCGCACGGGCTTATGTGAATGATAATGATTTAATGCTGATTGATGAGCCGAGCAAAGGACTCGCACCGATCATGGTTGAAAAAGTAATGGATTCAATCATGCAAATGAAGGAAAAAACCACGATCGTCCTTGTGGAGCAGAACTTTATGATGGCGAGTACGGTTGGCGACCGCTTCTACATTATTGATGATGGAAGAACGGTAGGGGGCGGCCCGATGTCAGTGCTGAAGGAAGATGAATCTATGAGGAAAAAATATTTGGGCATTGCCTAGAAAGGAGAGTATAAGATGGAGGTGCTTATTAACCTTGCCATAAACGGGCTTGCGACCGGTATGCTGATTTTTTTGCTGGCGGCAGGGCTGACGCTCATATTCGGACTGATGGATGTCCTTAATTTTGCCCATGGCGGACTGTTTGCTTGGGGGGCCTACAGCGGGACATGGATATTTGCCCAGACAGGCAGTTTTGCTGCAGGGATCATCGGGGCAGTCGTGACCGGGCTCATACTGGGTTTTTTGACTGAACGGTGGATCATCAAGCCGGTATACGGGAATCATGTCCAGCAGATATTGATCACACTTGGCCTGATGCTTGTATTATCTGAGCTTCTTAAGGTTGTCTGGGGCCCCAATCAGCTGTCAGCTTCTCCGCCATCCTACCTGGCCGGAAGCTGGGAGCTTGGCGGAGTGATCATTATTAAATACAGGGTATTCATCATCATCGTCGGCCTGCTCGTTTTCCTCGGGGTGCAATATATCTTGCGCAACACAAAAATCGGACTCGTTGTACGGGCCGGTGTCATGGATAAAGAGATGGTCCAGTCCCTGGGGATCAATATTAAAAGAGTATTTATGATTGTTTTCATGGCAGGATCGGGAATGGCCGCATTGGGCGGGGTGCTTTTAGGCCCGTATTCGGGTGTCATCCATGCGGAGATGGGGATGGAGTTTGCCATCCTTGCTTTCATCGTTGTTGTAATTGGAGGGATGGGCAGCTTCTCGGGATCCATTCTTGCTGCCATTCTGGTAGGGCTTGCCGGAGCCTTCATGTCCTATTATGTTCCATCCCTTTCCCTGGCCGTTAACATGCTGCTGATGGCTGCCGTGCTTATCTTCAGGCCGCAGGGGCTATTCAGATTGAAGGGGCGGGGAGTATGAAGCATACCATTGATAATAAAAAGGCCATGATCTACACCTTTATAGCAGCGGCATTGATGCTGCTTCCATTTGTATATGAATCAAGGACCATGCTGATCTTGTTTACACAGATCTTTATTTTTGCCATCTTTGCCATGAGCTACGATATCCTGCTTGGATATACAGGGATTGTTTCCTTCGGCCATGCCATGTTTTTCGGGATCGGGGCCTATACAGCAGGCGTGATGATGAAAAGAATGGAACCGACGATGGTGAACCTCCTATTGGCTGTGCTGCTGACAATTGTTCTGACCGCAGTCCTCAGTTATGCAGTCGGCCTTCTGACACTAAGGCTGAAAAGCCATTTTTATGCCATGCTGACCCTGGCATTTGCCGGCCTTTTCCTGGTTCTTGCCGAGAAGTGGAGAACCGTTACGTACGGAAACGACGGATTTACCTTCCGGGTCCCGGATTTATTAAAAGACCGGACAGACTTCTACTTCATCTGCCTGGCGGCTATGATTCTCGTTTTTATGATATTGTCGCGGTTCACCCATTCTCCGCTCGGAAGGGTGCTCCAGGCCATCCGTGAAAATGAACAGCGGACAGAGTCCCTTGGCTATAATGTGATTCAGTACAAAATTGCTGCGAGTGTTGCAGCCGGTGTTATAGCGGGGATTGCCGGGATGCTGTACAGCATATCCCTCCGCTTCGTCAACACGAGCGTATTTACGATGGATATCACTCTAGATGCCCTGCTGATGACGATTATAGGCGGGGTCGGAACATTGGCGGGGGCTATCATCGGGGCGGGGATTATTGAATTTGCCCACCACGGGCTGACAGAACTTGCAAAGGTCCATTGGATTTTTGAACGGTGGATCATCTTCTTTGGAATCATATATATACTGGCCGTGATGTTCTTTCCGAAAGGGATTCTCGGGACGCTCAAAGGGAAGCAATGGAAACGCACGGGAAAAGAAGCAGACAAAAAAGAAGAAAAGATTGCCGGCTAGGGGGGAGAAGATGGTTCATGGCCAGGTTGCCTCGTTCATTATCCGGATTTATCTGAGTGATCAGGAAGGAACACCAGGCAAAAGGAATTGGAGGATTAAGGTGACGCATGTGCAGGAAGACAGAGAAACATTCTTTGAAACGCTGGAAGAAGCCAATGATTATATGAAATTGGCAGCCGGGGCGATGGGGCCGGTGCAATAAGGAGGCGGAAAATCTGGATATCGGAATAGCGGCAACAGGCATTTATTTGCCGGAAACATATATAACAAGTGCAGAAATTGCCAAAAAAGCAGGAATCCCGCTTCATATTGTTGAAAATAAAATGGGTATCAAAAAGAAGCCGGTTCCAGGCGCAGAGGATCACACCTGCGAGATGGGAATCAGGGCTGCCCGCGAAGCAATCGGGAAAGCTGGAATTGATCCGCTGGAAATTGATCTGGTCATTTATATCGGCGAAGAATATAAAGAATATCCCTTATGGACAGCAGGCATTAAGCTTCAGCATGAAGTCGGGGCCTATAATGCCTATGCATTTGATATGGCCCTCCGCTGTGGGACCGCTATAATGGGGCTGAAGACAGCGAAGGATATGATGTCAGCAGATCCCGGCATATCGACAGTCCTGCTTGCCGGCGGCTACAGGAACGGGGACTTCATTAATTACGAAAATGAAAGGACCCGGTTTATGTTTAATCTGGGAGCAGGGGGCGGTGCGATCCTTTTGAAAAAAGGACTGTCCTCAAACAGGCTGCTGGAAAGCGCTATCATAACCGATGGATCTTTTTCAGAGGATGTTGCGGTAGTGGCCGGAGGGACTAAGAACCCCTTAACGGCAGAGGCGCTTGAAAACGGTCTTTACCAGCTTGATGTAATGGATCCGGCAGGGATGAAGCAAAGGCTGGAGCAGAAGTCCATGGAAAACTTCCTGAAGGTAATTAGGAAAGCGGTTGCAAAAAGCGGCTATGCAGAGGATGATATCCATTATCTCGCGATGCTCCATATGAAAAGGTCCGCCCACGATTTTGTCCTTCAGGAGCTTGGCCTTGGACAGGAGCAATCCATTTACCTGGAGGATTTTGGGCATATCGGCCAATTTGATCAAATATTGTCATTGGAGCTTGCTGAAAAAGAGGGAAGGCTGGCACCCGGGAAAATAGCTGTCCTTGTCAGTGCAGGCATCGGCTATGCCTGGGGAGCTTCTGTCATTAGATGGGGGGAAGATGGAAAGTGAGCAAGAATGAAGAACTGAAAAAGATTGTTTTGAGCAGCGGGGAAACCATCAGCTGGAGGGAAAGGGAAGGCGGCGGGCAGAAGCTGCTGCTCATCCATGGCAATATGACTTCCTCGAAGCATTGGGACCTTGTGTTTGAACATCTGGACCCGAAATATAAGCTGTATGCGATCGATCTTAGAGGGTTCGGCCAATCCAGTTATTTCGAGCCAATCCGTTCCATCAAAGACTTTTCGGATGATGTAAAGCTTTTTTGCGATGCAATTGGCCTCTCCGATTTTTCCGTTGCCGGCTGGTCGACGGGAGGTGCGGTTGCTATGCAGCTTGCTGCAGACAATCCCGGCCTATGCAATCGCCTGATTCTTTTGGCCTCAGCTTCCACAAGGGGATACCCGTTTTACGGGACGTCAGGGGATGCTGTGCCTGATTCATTAGCACGCCTGACCAGCCTGGAACAAATAAGGGCGGATAAGAGCAAGACAATTCCTGTGCAGTCGGCTTATGACAGAGGGGACAGGATGTTTCTAAGGGCGATGTGGGATGCCCTTATTTATGATAAAAATCAGCCGGAGCCTGCAAGATATGAAGAGTATCTGGATGATATGCTGACACAGCGGAATCTTGCTGAAGTCTATCATTCTCTTAATATTTTCAATATAGGTTCCGTCCCGAATGGTGAAGAACCCGGAACAGGGGACGCGGATAAAATTAAGGTGCCGGTGCTGGTCCTGAGAGGCGACCGTGATCAGGTAATAACAGCGGGGATGGCCCGGGAAATCCTTGAGGACATCGGAAGCAATGCACACTTTGCAGAATTGAAGGATTGCGGCCATTCCCCGCTTGTCGATGATATCGGGCAGCTGACTGATGTGATGTCGGAATTTTTGGATAAAGAGCTGGAGGTATTAAAGTGAGACTAAAAGAGAAAACAGCCATTATTACCGGGGCGGCCAACGGTATTGGATTTGCCGCAGCCGAAAGATTTGCACGTGAAGGGGCCAATGTGGTCCTGGCCGATTTTGATGAGGAAATCGGCAGGGAAAGAGAAGGGGAGTTAAATAGAGAAGGACTTCATGCCAGGTTTATTCAGGTAGACGTATCAAAAAGGGAAAGCATTGACGAACTGGTCCGGCAGGTGCTTGAGGAGTATGGGAGAATCGACATTCTGATCAATAACGCAGGGATCACCCGTGACAGCATGCTGGCCAAAATGGCTGCCGAGGATTTCCAAAAAGTGATTGACGTCAACCTGACCGGTGTATTCCATTGCACCCAGGCTGTGATCCCAAGCATGATTGAACAGGGGAAAGGGAAGGTCATCAGCACTTCATCTGTATCAGGCGTTTATGGAAATATCGGCCAGACCAATTATGCTGCCGCAAAGGCCGGGGTTGTGGGCATGACAAAAACCTGGGCAAAGGAGCTGGGCCGAAAAGGGATCAACGTCAACGCCGTCGCCCCCGGCTTCATCCATACAGGAATGACAGCAAAGGTGCCTGAGAAGGTGATCGGGCAAATGAAACAGATGGTGCCGCTCGGTCGCCTGGGCAGCCCGGAGGATATTGCCAATGCCTATTTATTCCTTGCCTCTGATGAATCTGATTATATTAATGGAACCGTCCTGCATGTGGACGGCGGCATTATGATGTAAGAATAGTTTGACGGGAGGTAGAAAAATGAGGACTGTAGTTATCGTATCAGCTGCAAGGTCTCCGGTCGGAACCTTCGGAGGTGCATTCAAGGATCTCCTGCCAACCGACCTGGCTGTACCAGTCATAAAGGAAACTGTAAAAAGAAGCGGTTTGGA is a window from the Bacillus infantis NRRL B-14911 genome containing:
- a CDS encoding BTAD domain-containing putative transcriptional regulator, which produces MPVIKTKLMVPPVKEGYIRRARLSAKMKAVAEYPLCIVESGAGYGKSTALALFVHDEKLPCSWYSISSEDDDIIPFLSCLVASVRLAHPDFGTEILSILEQLDRYVKEEEIRSLASLFLNEAALHGENILLILDDFHQVEHSYTINCWMETLLEHIPPNLHLIISSRSRPGWKLLKKMRVTDKLLEIKKEDLVLSRDEVELLLNELYGISIKQGDLDRICLATEGWVIAVGMIGQQLTDKKSISNLFGASSGSLADLFQYLVTEVFAKQPPLIQQFLEQTSIFDDMTEELCNEVLGIAGAGAMLQQLTEKNLFIHKVGEKVYRYHALFKEFLEKQLKAGQPHSYRLLNERCARHFVRSLQWDDALKHFEKIGSTEEMASILSDQGLRMLETGKLGSLSDRIAGIPGQTKDRFYPVWFLEGEVLRYRSSYQEAELAYDRSATGADGKKDLIWKARALEGKARIYLDTIQPHKAERILSQAIQLKEGDIRGGRDEPARLYHLLAENLINAGQAAKAEKWMERAESMGHQMLDKSLLARLYLRTGKLAESRKILMAGRKTKSEGKPLPKSHRETDLLLALIEAFTGNGAEAKKLSQEGIQQGISTKAPFVEACGWIRLGHAAQLLGEYDSALAEKCYRTSLDIMDRLEIERGKAEPLMGLCILYGERNDYSKSMDAGKAGLQETERVKDMWLSSLILISMGISSAYGSRFGEADKHFDLASSMLQQCGDDYGCMLALFWKAYSAHQQGLQEDFEHSFKSFLSQMQWGDYEFFLFRRTLFGPRDLQMFAPILIEAEKSGIMPDYTARLLKEMNLGNLHSHPGFTLKVKTLGQFRVWLGDKEIDEGGWQRGKAKELLQLFLTHLHQLIRKEDIFDMLWPEQDAASADRDFKVALNALNNVLEPNRKPRKNPFFISREGTSYGINPKAVIDLDSILFEEWIKDGLEEKDHGKSIHRLERALKLYAGDYLPERRYEDWCISEKERLQVYFLRGAEKLAQLCVRKEDYDMAIEWCERIIEKDRTWEEAYRLLMYCYYSKNNRPRAIRWFQKCCEVLEEELGVAPLEPTLHMHEMIMESGNIAGHA
- a CDS encoding substrate-binding domain-containing protein, which produces MKKNTGKMALGCLMSLMVVFSSACSSEESGGSGDEKSDPIKIGVLASQTGGLESYGEQTLRGFELGLEYATDGKNEVAGRKIEFIVEDTETKPEVAVQKATKLLEEDEVDFLVGSSSSGDTLAVLPLAEEYEKIMVVEPAVADSITGSEFNPYIFRTARNSSQDAVAGAAAIAGEGVKIATLAPDYSFGRDGVAAFRDAAVKLGADIVHEEYADPAATDFTANIQKVIDSKPDYLFVIWAGANSPWNQIADMKVQDKGIKISTGAPDIAALATMEPLIGMEGFSVYYHDLPDNEINSWLVEEHKKRFDGDVPDLFTPGGMSAAISIVEALKKTEGSTDADTLIETMEGMSFETPKGKMTFRAEDHQALQALYAIKLEKKDGVPYPVPVLVRELSPEETAPPVLNK
- a CDS encoding ABC transporter ATP-binding protein — translated: MGPIIETKDLSISFGGHKAVDSVSLAVPENEFLSIIGPNGAGKTTFFNLLSGQLAPTGGSIHLRGEDITKLSPVERTRRGIGRSFQITNVFPSLTVLENVRLAVQSQAGIRYQMLRHFKMYKELEEKASEWLKLVLLDKKQDAAAANLAHGEKRKLEIAMLLALNTEVLLLDEPTAGMSLEEVPAILEVIRKIKQESGRTIILIEHKMDMILDLSDSVMVLFNGSLLAKGTPREIMENETVQSAYLGGFEHAGSA
- a CDS encoding ABC transporter ATP-binding protein, producing the protein MQAQLKLSDVETYIGQYHILQGVSLEVAKGDVTVLLGRNGAGKTSTLRTIMGHNVLSKGSIEWKGTEIGGLPPYEIARKGLGYVPEDQGIFAGLTVEENMKVAMRKETPSALEKLDWTLDLFPDLKRFWKKPGGLLSGGQKQMLSIARAYVNDNDLMLIDEPSKGLAPIMVEKVMDSIMQMKEKTTIVLVEQNFMMASTVGDRFYIIDDGRTVGGGPMSVLKEDESMRKKYLGIA
- a CDS encoding branched-chain amino acid ABC transporter permease codes for the protein MEVLINLAINGLATGMLIFLLAAGLTLIFGLMDVLNFAHGGLFAWGAYSGTWIFAQTGSFAAGIIGAVVTGLILGFLTERWIIKPVYGNHVQQILITLGLMLVLSELLKVVWGPNQLSASPPSYLAGSWELGGVIIIKYRVFIIIVGLLVFLGVQYILRNTKIGLVVRAGVMDKEMVQSLGINIKRVFMIVFMAGSGMAALGGVLLGPYSGVIHAEMGMEFAILAFIVVVIGGMGSFSGSILAAILVGLAGAFMSYYVPSLSLAVNMLLMAAVLIFRPQGLFRLKGRGV
- a CDS encoding branched-chain amino acid ABC transporter permease; translated protein: MKHTIDNKKAMIYTFIAAALMLLPFVYESRTMLILFTQIFIFAIFAMSYDILLGYTGIVSFGHAMFFGIGAYTAGVMMKRMEPTMVNLLLAVLLTIVLTAVLSYAVGLLTLRLKSHFYAMLTLAFAGLFLVLAEKWRTVTYGNDGFTFRVPDLLKDRTDFYFICLAAMILVFMILSRFTHSPLGRVLQAIRENEQRTESLGYNVIQYKIAASVAAGVIAGIAGMLYSISLRFVNTSVFTMDITLDALLMTIIGGVGTLAGAIIGAGIIEFAHHGLTELAKVHWIFERWIIFFGIIYILAVMFFPKGILGTLKGKQWKRTGKEADKKEEKIAG
- a CDS encoding 3-oxoacyl-ACP synthase yields the protein MPETYITSAEIAKKAGIPLHIVENKMGIKKKPVPGAEDHTCEMGIRAAREAIGKAGIDPLEIDLVIYIGEEYKEYPLWTAGIKLQHEVGAYNAYAFDMALRCGTAIMGLKTAKDMMSADPGISTVLLAGGYRNGDFINYENERTRFMFNLGAGGGAILLKKGLSSNRLLESAIITDGSFSEDVAVVAGGTKNPLTAEALENGLYQLDVMDPAGMKQRLEQKSMENFLKVIRKAVAKSGYAEDDIHYLAMLHMKRSAHDFVLQELGLGQEQSIYLEDFGHIGQFDQILSLELAEKEGRLAPGKIAVLVSAGIGYAWGASVIRWGEDGK
- the phaZ gene encoding intracellular short-chain-length polyhydroxyalkanoate depolymerase, with the protein product MGGRWKVSKNEELKKIVLSSGETISWREREGGGQKLLLIHGNMTSSKHWDLVFEHLDPKYKLYAIDLRGFGQSSYFEPIRSIKDFSDDVKLFCDAIGLSDFSVAGWSTGGAVAMQLAADNPGLCNRLILLASASTRGYPFYGTSGDAVPDSLARLTSLEQIRADKSKTIPVQSAYDRGDRMFLRAMWDALIYDKNQPEPARYEEYLDDMLTQRNLAEVYHSLNIFNIGSVPNGEEPGTGDADKIKVPVLVLRGDRDQVITAGMAREILEDIGSNAHFAELKDCGHSPLVDDIGQLTDVMSEFLDKELEVLK
- the fabG gene encoding 3-oxoacyl-ACP reductase FabG translates to MRLKEKTAIITGAANGIGFAAAERFAREGANVVLADFDEEIGREREGELNREGLHARFIQVDVSKRESIDELVRQVLEEYGRIDILINNAGITRDSMLAKMAAEDFQKVIDVNLTGVFHCTQAVIPSMIEQGKGKVISTSSVSGVYGNIGQTNYAAAKAGVVGMTKTWAKELGRKGINVNAVAPGFIHTGMTAKVPEKVIGQMKQMVPLGRLGSPEDIANAYLFLASDESDYINGTVLHVDGGIMM